The following proteins are encoded in a genomic region of Anaerolineae bacterium:
- a CDS encoding ATPase, whose amino-acid sequence MPLVIGVDGGGTRTRVALVDEHGRVLGLGTAGPSNYDDVGIAVTRDNIGLAVQRAWQQAGLSPCLGDAVFLGMAGVVSEADRATIRQIALELALAPAGQVHVDHDIRIALAGGLAGQPGIALIVGTGSSCYGRRADGRSWRAGGWGHLLDDLGSGYYLGVQAMVAAVRAADGRGPETALLPAVMGALKLEDIQGIMRRLYHQGLTRAEIAALAPLVLDAAASGDLIARQIIERGVDELALMVETVARQLDFLPGPVSVTVTGGLARSGPAYWDPLCAAIRRRIPTSQVVEPILPPVLGAALLALEALGIGLSPELIARLRAQAAKEVL is encoded by the coding sequence ATGCCACTGGTCATCGGCGTAGATGGGGGCGGGACCCGTACCCGTGTCGCCCTGGTGGATGAGCATGGTCGGGTGCTCGGCCTGGGCACGGCCGGACCATCCAATTATGATGACGTGGGGATCGCCGTGACACGAGATAACATCGGCCTGGCGGTGCAGCGCGCCTGGCAACAGGCCGGCCTCTCGCCGTGCCTAGGCGACGCCGTGTTCCTGGGCATGGCCGGCGTCGTCTCTGAGGCCGATCGCGCCACGATCCGCCAGATAGCCCTCGAACTAGCTCTGGCCCCGGCCGGGCAGGTTCACGTGGACCATGACATCCGCATCGCTCTTGCTGGTGGGCTCGCTGGACAGCCTGGCATCGCCCTCATCGTGGGGACCGGCTCTTCTTGTTATGGCCGTCGCGCGGACGGCCGGAGCTGGCGGGCGGGAGGCTGGGGACATCTCCTAGATGACCTGGGCAGCGGGTATTATCTGGGTGTACAGGCGATGGTCGCGGCGGTGCGCGCGGCCGATGGTCGAGGCCCGGAGACGGCCTTGCTCCCAGCTGTGATGGGCGCGTTGAAGCTGGAGGATATCCAGGGTATCATGCGTCGGCTATACCATCAGGGCTTGACCCGGGCCGAGATCGCTGCCCTGGCACCACTGGTGCTGGACGCCGCTGCAAGCGGGGACCTTATCGCCCGGCAGATCATCGAGCGGGGCGTGGATGAGCTGGCGCTTATGGTGGAGACGGTTGCTCGGCAGCTCGATTTCCTGCCAGGGCCCGTGTCGGTGACGGTGACCGGCGGGCTAGCCCGTTCTGGGCCGGCTTACTGGGATCCTCTCTGCGCGGCCATCCGGCGGCGCATCCCCACCAGTCAAGTGGTAGAGCCGATCCTGCCACCGGTATTGGGCGCGGCATTGCTGGCTTTGGAGGCGCTCGGTATAGGCCTCTCGCCGGAGTTGATCGCCCGGCTGCGCGCGCAAGCTGCTAAGGAGGTGTTGTGA